A genomic segment from Canis lupus baileyi chromosome 13, mCanLup2.hap1, whole genome shotgun sequence encodes:
- the LOC140602155 gene encoding olfactory receptor 11G2-like, with amino-acid sequence MKVSSTTNTSSTISSFILLGFPCSREGQLLLFGLFSVLYLLTLMGNGSIICAVRWDQRLHTPMYILLANFSFLEIWYVTSTVPNMLANFLSDTKVISFSGCFLQFYFFFSLGSTECFFLAIMAFDRYLAICRPLHYPTIMTGRLCARLVVSCWVLGFFWFLIPIIIISQMSFCGSRIIDHFLCDPGPLLALTCKKAPVVELVFSTLSPLPLIIPFLFIMGSYTLVLRAVLKVPSTAGRRKAFSTCGSHLAVVSLFYGSVMVMYGSPTSEHEAGTQKIVTLFYSVVTPLLNPVIYSLRNKDMKHALKKLLGI; translated from the coding sequence ATGAAAGTCTCCAGCACCACCAACACGTCCAGCACCATCTCCAGCTTCATCCTCCTGGGCTTCCCTTGCTCCAGGGAGGGGCAGCTCCTCCTCTTTGGGCTCTTCTCCGTTCTCTACCTCCTCACCCTCATGGGCAACGGGTCTATCATCTGTGCCGTGCGCTGGGACCAGAGACTCCACACTCCCATGTACATCTTGCTCGCCAACTTCTCCTTCCTAGAGATCTGGTACGTCACCTCGACTGTCCCCAACATGCTGGCCAACTTCCTCTCTGACACCAAGGTCATCTCCTTCTCCGGGTGCTTTCTCCAgttctactttttcttctccttggGTTCTACAGAATGTTTTTTCTTGGCTATTATGGCGTTTGATCGGTACCTTGCCATCTGCCGGCCTCTACACTACCCAACCATTATGACAGGACGTCTCTGCGCCAGGCTTGTGGTCAGTTGCTGGGTACTTGGTTTCTTCTGGTTCTTGAttcccatcatcatcatctcccaAATGTCCTTCTGTGGATCCAGGATCATTGACCACTTCCTATGTGATCCAGGTCCTCTTCTAGCACTCACTTGCAAAAAAGCTCCTGTGGTAGAGCTTGTCTTCTCCACTCTAAGTCCTCTGCCCCTCATTATTCCCTTTCTCTTCATCATGGGATCCTACACTCTGGTCCTAAGAGCAGTCCTGAAAGTCCCTTCCACAGCTGGACGAAGAAAGGCTTTCTCCACCTGTGGGTCTCATCTGGCCGTGGTTTCACTGTTCTATGGCTCAGTGATGGTCATGTATGGGAGCCCAACATCTGAGCATGAAGCTGGAACACAGAAGATCGTCACTCTGTTTTATTCTGTAGTGACCCCACTCCTTAATCCTGTGATATACAGTCTTAGGAACAAAGATATGAAGCATGCCCTGAAGAAACttctgggaatataa